A window of the Pseudomonas furukawaii genome harbors these coding sequences:
- the fdhD gene encoding formate dehydrogenase accessory sulfurtransferase FdhD: MSSTDSKHRQTAEQAPSDATTYRFVELGGEGQVETASLAEECALAISYNGISYAVMMVSPTSLEDFVAGFSLSNAVVQSIDEIYDIQLEGEGIALHAEVDIGNRAFWSFKEQRRNLAGTTGCGLCGVEALEQALPRLPALEPAPLPPARHFVNLRQRINEAQELARRSGALHAALFVDDEGELRLCREDIGRHNALDKLVGALLRQRLDPRAGFAVVTSRCSLELIHKAVRAGLSTLVSLSAPTTLTVEWARRHHLNLIHLPHHSAPRVYSPAPPREVPTP, from the coding sequence ATGTCCAGCACCGACTCCAAGCACCGCCAAACCGCTGAGCAGGCACCCTCCGACGCCACCACCTACCGCTTCGTCGAACTGGGCGGCGAGGGCCAGGTGGAAACGGCCAGCCTCGCCGAAGAGTGCGCCCTGGCCATTTCCTACAATGGCATCAGCTACGCCGTGATGATGGTTTCCCCCACATCCCTGGAGGATTTCGTCGCCGGCTTCAGCCTCAGCAACGCCGTCGTGCAATCCATCGACGAGATCTATGACATCCAGCTGGAAGGCGAAGGCATCGCCCTCCACGCCGAGGTGGACATCGGCAATCGCGCCTTCTGGTCCTTCAAGGAACAGCGCCGCAACCTCGCCGGCACCACCGGCTGCGGCCTCTGTGGCGTGGAAGCCCTGGAGCAGGCGCTGCCCCGGCTGCCGGCGCTGGAGCCGGCACCCCTGCCACCGGCCCGGCATTTCGTGAACCTGCGCCAGCGCATCAACGAAGCCCAGGAACTGGCGCGGCGCAGCGGCGCCCTGCACGCCGCGCTGTTCGTCGACGACGAGGGCGAACTGCGCCTCTGCCGCGAGGACATCGGCCGCCACAACGCCCTGGACAAGCTGGTCGGCGCCCTGCTGCGCCAGCGCCTGGACCCGCGTGCGGGTTTCGCCGTGGTCACCAGCCGCTGCAGCCTGGAACTTATCCACAAGGCGGTGCGCGCGGGCCTCTCCACCCTGGTCAGCCTCTCCGCACCCACCACCCTCACCGTGGAATGGGCGCGCCGTCACCACCTCAACCTCATCCACCTGCCCCACCACAGCGCCCCACGGGTCTACAGCCCGGCGCCGCCACGCGAAGTCCCGACCCCATGA
- a CDS encoding FdhF/YdeP family oxidoreductase: MSLQPVDPRYKPYKGAAAGWGALKSVTRFWLDSKQPFKNLRALLKTNQNGGFDCPGCAWGDSPEDGRIKFCENGAKAVNWEATKRRVDAAFFARYSVTQLREQSDYWLEYQGRLTQPMRYDRASDHYVPVSWDEAFSLVARHLNALESPHQAEFYTSGRASNEAAYLYQLFVRAFGTNNFPDCSNMCHEASGVGLGLSVGVGKGSVTFHDFEHADAIFVFGQNPGTNHPRMLEPLREAVKRGAQVVCFNPLKERGLERFQHPQHALEMLSNGSRPLNTAFFRPALGGDMAALRGMAKFLLQWEREARAQGADPVFDHAFIAEHTDGVEAYLAEVDATPWAQIQQQSGLDLAEIETAARLYRNADKVIICWAMGITQHRHSVPTIQEIVNLQLLRGNVGRPGAGLCPVRGHSNVQGDRTMGINDRPPAALLDALEGRFGFKVPRQDGHNTVEAINAMLRGEARVFIGLGGNFAQATPDSARTHAALGNCALTVQISTKLNRSHLTVGEDALILPCLGRTDIDRQAEGPQAVTVEDSFSMIHASYGQLEPSSREMRSEPAIIAGIAKATLGDHPVDWEALVAHYDRIRELIADTIPGFADFNARLRHPGGFYLGNSASARQWDTTSGRANFAAHRLPDDLVHEKVRSTGQEPHLILQTLRSHDQYNTTIYGLDDRYRGVRGQREVVFANEADIRRLGFEPGQKVDLVGLWDDGVERRVSGFSLLAFDIPAGQAAAYYPETNPLVPLESYGDGSYTPTSKFVAIRLEAARDSGRIL; encoded by the coding sequence ATGAGCCTGCAACCCGTCGATCCCCGCTACAAACCCTACAAGGGCGCCGCCGCCGGCTGGGGCGCGCTGAAGAGCGTCACCCGCTTCTGGCTGGACAGCAAACAGCCGTTCAAGAACCTCCGCGCGCTGCTCAAGACCAACCAGAACGGCGGTTTCGACTGCCCCGGATGCGCCTGGGGCGACTCCCCCGAGGACGGCCGCATCAAGTTCTGCGAGAACGGCGCCAAGGCGGTCAACTGGGAAGCCACCAAGCGTCGGGTGGACGCCGCCTTTTTCGCCCGCTACAGCGTCACCCAGCTGCGCGAACAGAGCGACTACTGGCTGGAGTACCAGGGCCGCCTGACCCAGCCGATGCGCTATGACCGCGCCAGCGACCACTACGTCCCGGTGTCCTGGGACGAGGCCTTCAGCCTGGTCGCCCGGCACCTCAACGCCCTGGAGAGCCCCCACCAGGCCGAGTTCTACACCTCCGGCCGCGCCAGCAACGAGGCGGCCTACCTCTACCAGCTGTTCGTCCGCGCCTTCGGCACCAACAACTTCCCCGACTGCTCGAACATGTGCCACGAAGCCAGCGGCGTGGGCCTGGGACTCAGCGTCGGGGTGGGCAAGGGCAGCGTCACCTTCCATGATTTCGAGCACGCCGACGCCATCTTCGTCTTCGGCCAGAACCCCGGCACCAACCACCCGCGCATGCTCGAGCCGCTGCGCGAGGCGGTGAAACGCGGCGCCCAGGTGGTCTGTTTCAACCCCCTGAAAGAGCGCGGCCTGGAGCGCTTCCAGCATCCCCAGCACGCGCTGGAGATGCTCAGCAACGGCTCGCGCCCCTTGAACACCGCCTTCTTCCGCCCCGCCCTCGGCGGCGACATGGCCGCCCTGCGGGGCATGGCCAAGTTCCTCCTGCAGTGGGAGCGCGAGGCCCGGGCGCAAGGCGCCGACCCCGTGTTCGACCACGCCTTCATTGCGGAACATACCGACGGCGTCGAGGCCTACCTGGCCGAGGTGGATGCCACGCCCTGGGCGCAGATCCAGCAGCAGTCCGGCCTCGACCTCGCCGAGATCGAGACCGCCGCGCGCCTCTACCGCAACGCCGACAAGGTGATCATCTGCTGGGCCATGGGCATCACCCAGCACCGCCACTCGGTGCCCACCATCCAGGAAATCGTCAACCTGCAACTGCTGCGCGGCAACGTCGGCCGCCCCGGTGCCGGCCTCTGCCCGGTGCGCGGCCACAGCAACGTGCAGGGCGACCGCACCATGGGCATCAACGACCGGCCGCCAGCGGCCCTGCTGGACGCCCTCGAGGGGCGGTTCGGCTTCAAGGTCCCACGGCAGGACGGCCACAACACCGTGGAGGCGATCAACGCCATGCTGCGCGGCGAGGCCCGGGTCTTCATCGGCCTGGGCGGCAACTTCGCCCAGGCCACGCCCGACAGCGCCCGTACCCATGCGGCCCTGGGAAACTGCGCGCTGACCGTGCAGATCAGCACCAAGCTCAACCGCAGCCACCTGACCGTCGGCGAGGACGCGCTGATCCTGCCCTGCCTCGGCCGGACCGACATCGACCGCCAGGCCGAGGGGCCGCAGGCGGTCACCGTGGAAGATTCCTTCAGCATGATCCATGCCTCCTACGGTCAGCTGGAACCTTCCTCACGGGAAATGCGCTCGGAGCCGGCCATCATCGCCGGCATCGCCAAGGCCACCCTGGGCGACCATCCGGTGGACTGGGAGGCGCTGGTGGCGCACTACGACCGCATCCGTGAGCTGATCGCCGACACCATTCCCGGCTTCGCCGACTTCAATGCGCGCCTCCGGCATCCCGGCGGCTTCTACCTGGGCAACAGCGCCAGCGCCCGCCAATGGGACACCACCAGCGGCCGGGCCAACTTCGCCGCACACCGGCTGCCGGACGATCTGGTCCACGAGAAGGTCCGCAGCACCGGGCAGGAGCCGCACCTGATCCTCCAGACCCTGCGCTCCCACGACCAGTACAACACCACCATCTACGGCCTGGACGACCGCTACCGGGGCGTGCGCGGCCAGCGCGAGGTGGTGTTCGCCAACGAGGCCGACATCCGCCGCCTGGGCTTCGAACCCGGGCAGAAGGTGGACCTGGTGGGACTCTGGGACGATGGCGTGGAACGCCGGGTATCGGGCTTCAGCCTTCTGGCCTTCGACATCCCCGCCGGCCAGGCCGCCGCCTACTACCCGGAGACCAATCCGCTGGTGCCCCTGGAAAGCTACGGGGACGGCAGCTACACCCCCACCTCCAAGTTCGTGGCCATCCGCCTGGAAGCCGCCCGCGACAGCGGTCGCATCCTCTAG
- a CDS encoding glycine zipper domain-containing protein, with product MKYTSILLLSLGLASGSAFAGGNTDAGIGGALGGVLGSVVGNAVGGSTGAAIGAGVGGAAGGAVAAPKRNRTEAAIGGGLGAAGGQVVGRSVGGTTGGLIGAALGGGAGGALGNHYGDKNRYDDDDWDDDHRHYRRSYRDHPGRGHAWGHRKHKHKHRHWDD from the coding sequence ATGAAGTACACCTCGATCCTTCTCCTGTCTCTTGGCCTCGCCAGTGGCAGCGCCTTTGCCGGCGGCAATACCGATGCCGGTATTGGTGGCGCGCTGGGCGGGGTCCTGGGTTCCGTGGTCGGCAATGCCGTCGGCGGCAGCACCGGCGCAGCCATCGGCGCCGGCGTGGGCGGCGCCGCAGGTGGCGCAGTCGCGGCACCGAAACGCAATCGTACGGAAGCCGCCATCGGCGGCGGACTGGGCGCCGCCGGCGGCCAGGTAGTCGGCCGCTCCGTGGGCGGTACCACTGGCGGCCTGATCGGCGCGGCCCTTGGCGGTGGCGCGGGTGGCGCCCTCGGCAACCACTATGGCGACAAGAACCGCTACGACGATGACGACTGGGATGATGACCATCGCCATTACCGCCGCTCCTACCGCGATCATCCCGGCCGCGGACACGCCTGGGGCCATCGCAAGCACAAGCACAAGCACCGTCACTGGGACGACTGA
- a CDS encoding glycine zipper domain-containing protein — protein sequence MRKAVTALALSLLATQAVVAGETTNNAIGGGLGGVLGNVVGGAVGGSTGAAIGAGLGGAAGSAMTAKNGKKTEAAIGGGLGAAGGSVAGRALGGSTGSVIGAGLGGAAGGAIATELSKDDHDGHRKHRKHRH from the coding sequence ATGCGCAAAGCAGTAACCGCCCTCGCCCTCAGCCTGCTGGCCACCCAGGCCGTGGTAGCCGGTGAGACCACCAACAACGCCATCGGTGGCGGCCTCGGCGGTGTCCTGGGCAACGTGGTCGGCGGCGCCGTGGGCGGCAGCACCGGCGCGGCCATTGGCGCGGGCCTCGGCGGCGCGGCAGGCAGCGCCATGACCGCGAAGAATGGCAAGAAGACCGAAGCCGCCATCGGCGGTGGCCTGGGCGCCGCGGGCGGCTCGGTGGCCGGTCGCGCCCTGGGCGGCTCCACCGGCTCGGTGATCGGCGCGGGCCTCGGCGGCGCGGCCGGCGGCGCCATCGCCACCGAGCTCAGCAAGGATGACCACGACGGCCATCGCAAGCACCGCAAGCATCGCCACTGA
- the sstT gene encoding serine/threonine transporter SstT — protein MTHANGSILQRLKGTSLVTRIIFGLIAGILLAVVSPEYASAVGLLGTLFVTALKAVAPVLVFILVTAAIANHKPGERTHIRPILVLYLIGTFSAAVVAVLASSLFPSSLTLASAAADVTPPAGISQVLLSLLSSAVANPVTALMQANFIGILVWAVGLGIAIRQGSETTRNVFSDLSHGVSLIVRVVISFAPLGIFGLVASTLAENGLGVLGGYAHLLAVLLGCMLFVAFVVNPLIVFAKIRRNPYPLVFTCLRESGITAFFTRSSAANIPVNLQLAEKLGLHEDTYSVSIPLGATINMAGAAITITVLTLAAVHTLGIAVDMPTAILLSVVAAVCACGASGVAGGSLLLIPLACSLFGIPSDVAMQVVAVGFIIGILQDAAETALNSSTDVLFTAAACMAAGEVREPVAQARV, from the coding sequence ATGACCCATGCAAACGGCTCCATCCTGCAACGCTTGAAAGGCACCAGCCTGGTGACCCGGATCATCTTCGGCCTGATCGCCGGCATCCTCCTGGCGGTGGTCTCGCCGGAGTACGCCAGCGCCGTTGGCCTCCTCGGCACGCTCTTCGTCACCGCCCTCAAGGCGGTGGCCCCGGTGCTGGTGTTCATCCTGGTGACCGCCGCCATCGCCAACCACAAGCCCGGCGAGCGCACCCATATCCGTCCGATCCTGGTGCTCTACCTGATCGGCACCTTCTCCGCCGCGGTCGTGGCGGTGCTGGCCTCCAGCCTCTTCCCCTCCAGCCTGACGCTGGCCAGCGCGGCCGCCGACGTGACGCCGCCCGCCGGGATCTCCCAGGTGTTGCTGAGCCTGCTCTCCAGCGCCGTGGCCAACCCGGTGACCGCGCTGATGCAGGCCAATTTCATCGGCATCCTGGTCTGGGCCGTCGGCCTGGGCATTGCCATCCGCCAGGGCAGCGAGACCACCCGCAATGTGTTCAGCGACCTGTCCCACGGCGTTTCCCTGATCGTCCGCGTGGTCATCAGCTTCGCGCCCCTGGGCATCTTCGGCCTGGTGGCGTCGACCCTGGCGGAGAACGGCCTCGGCGTGCTGGGCGGCTACGCCCACCTGCTGGCGGTGCTGCTGGGCTGCATGCTGTTCGTGGCGTTCGTGGTGAACCCGCTGATCGTCTTCGCCAAGATCCGCCGCAACCCCTATCCCCTGGTGTTCACCTGCCTGCGGGAAAGCGGCATCACGGCCTTCTTCACCCGCAGCTCGGCGGCCAACATCCCGGTCAACCTGCAACTGGCGGAAAAGCTCGGCCTGCACGAGGACACCTATTCGGTCTCCATTCCCCTGGGCGCGACCATCAACATGGCGGGTGCGGCCATCACCATCACCGTGCTGACCCTGGCGGCGGTGCATACCCTGGGGATCGCGGTGGACATGCCCACCGCCATCCTGCTCAGCGTGGTGGCGGCGGTCTGCGCCTGCGGCGCCTCGGGCGTGGCCGGTGGTTCCCTGCTGCTGATTCCCCTGGCCTGCAGCCTGTTCGGCATTCCCAGCGACGTGGCGATGCAAGTGGTGGCCGTGGGCTTCATCATCGGCATCCTCCAGGACGCCGCCGAGACCGCGCTGAACTCCTCCACCGACGTGCTCTTCACCGCCGCGGCCTGCATGGCGGCCGGCGAAGTGCGCGAGCCGGTCGCTCAGGCCAGGGTGTAG
- a CDS encoding acyl-CoA thioesterase, whose translation MSQPRHLRGDYLHFQPITTRWHDNDVYGHVNNVVYYGYFDSTVNAYLIERGGLDIHDGDVVGFVVSSACDYFASIAFPDRIEVGLRVGKLGNSSVQYELAVFKAGEEEACAAGRFVHVFVDRASNRPVPIPESLRQALAALVVQVPG comes from the coding sequence ATGAGCCAACCCCGGCACCTGCGCGGCGACTACCTCCACTTCCAGCCCATCACCACCCGCTGGCACGACAACGATGTCTATGGCCACGTGAACAACGTCGTCTACTACGGCTATTTCGACAGCACGGTGAACGCCTACCTGATCGAGCGGGGCGGCCTGGATATCCACGACGGTGACGTGGTGGGCTTCGTGGTGAGCTCCGCCTGCGACTACTTCGCCTCCATCGCCTTTCCCGACCGCATCGAAGTGGGCTTGCGCGTCGGCAAGCTGGGCAACAGCTCGGTGCAGTACGAGCTGGCGGTGTTCAAGGCCGGCGAGGAGGAGGCCTGTGCGGCCGGGCGCTTCGTGCATGTCTTCGTGGACCGCGCGAGCAACCGGCCGGTGCCGATTCCCGAGTCGCTGCGGCAGGCCCTGGCGGCGCTGGTGGTGCAGGTGCCGGGCTGA
- a CDS encoding iron-containing alcohol dehydrogenase, whose amino-acid sequence MQPFSFATTAQILCESGAALRLADLCLERGARRVLVVTDPGITRLGMLDDILAGFASCACSVAVFDQVQADPPEAVVLEAVALARALGAELVVGFGGGSSMDVAKLVALLAHPECRQGLVDIYGVGNAQGRRLPLVQVPTTAGTGSEVTPIAIVTTGETTKMGVVSPLLLPDLALLDADLTLGLPPAVTAATGIDAMVHAIEAYTSRLKKNPLSDLLAREALRLLAGNLDAVVADGRNREARQAMLLGACLAGQAFANAPVAAVHALAYPLGGHFHIPHGLSNALVLPHVLGFNAEVAAPLYAELAPLVLGRKLRPGDERQLSEQLIVELADFSQRNGLPTRLRDAGVAEATLPQLARDAMLQQRLLVNNPREVSEADALAIYQAAF is encoded by the coding sequence ATGCAGCCTTTCAGCTTTGCCACTACCGCCCAGATCCTCTGCGAGTCCGGCGCCGCCCTGCGGCTGGCGGACCTCTGCTTAGAGCGCGGCGCCCGTCGTGTCCTGGTGGTCACCGATCCCGGCATCACCCGCCTCGGCATGCTCGACGACATCCTCGCCGGATTCGCCTCCTGTGCCTGCTCCGTGGCGGTCTTCGATCAGGTCCAGGCCGACCCGCCGGAGGCCGTGGTGCTGGAGGCCGTTGCCCTGGCGCGGGCCCTGGGCGCCGAACTGGTGGTGGGTTTCGGTGGTGGCAGCTCGATGGACGTGGCCAAGCTGGTGGCGCTACTGGCGCACCCGGAATGCCGCCAGGGCCTGGTCGACATCTATGGCGTTGGCAACGCACAGGGGCGACGCCTCCCGCTGGTGCAGGTGCCCACCACGGCGGGTACCGGCTCCGAGGTGACACCCATCGCCATCGTCACCACCGGCGAAACCACCAAGATGGGGGTGGTATCGCCGCTGCTGCTGCCGGACCTGGCGTTGCTGGACGCGGACCTCACCCTCGGCCTGCCGCCGGCGGTGACGGCCGCCACGGGCATCGACGCGATGGTCCATGCCATCGAGGCCTATACCAGCCGCCTGAAGAAGAACCCGCTGTCGGACCTGCTGGCCCGGGAGGCCCTGCGCCTCCTGGCCGGCAACCTCGACGCGGTGGTCGCCGACGGCCGCAACCGCGAAGCGCGGCAGGCGATGCTGCTGGGCGCCTGCCTGGCCGGACAGGCCTTCGCCAATGCCCCGGTGGCGGCGGTGCATGCCCTGGCCTATCCCCTGGGCGGGCACTTCCACATCCCCCACGGCCTCTCGAATGCGCTGGTGCTGCCCCATGTGCTGGGCTTCAACGCCGAGGTCGCCGCGCCGCTCTATGCGGAACTGGCGCCCCTGGTGCTGGGCCGCAAGTTGCGGCCGGGCGATGAGAGGCAGCTCAGCGAGCAGCTGATCGTCGAGCTGGCCGATTTCAGTCAACGCAATGGCCTGCCCACGCGGCTGCGCGATGCCGGCGTCGCCGAGGCGACGCTGCCGCAGCTGGCCCGCGACGCCATGCTGCAACAGCGGCTGCTGGTGAATAATCCCCGCGAGGTGAGCGAGGCCGACGCCCTGGCCATCTACCAGGCCGCTTTCTGA
- a CDS encoding acyl-CoA dehydrogenase C-terminal domain-containing protein, protein MSYKAPLRDMRFVLHELFDVSAHCALLGNGLDRELIDGVLEEGARYASEVVAPLNRNGDEEGVRLENGEVTTPRGFRDAYRQYCDNGWASMTGPVEQGGQGFPQMVACNFHEMLMGANLSFRVYSGLTEGAVLALRKHGSAALKQAYLDKLVSGRWAGTMCLTEPQAGTDLALLRSRAEPLADGSFKVSGSKIFISGGEQDLSENIVHLVLARLPDAPAGVKGISLFLVPKFIANADGTPGARNALSCGAIEHKMGIRGAATCVMNFDGATGWLIGEANQGLACMFTMMNDARFQVGLQGLGVGEQAFQGALAYARERLQSRALSGPAMPDRPADAIIHHPDVRRMLLTQKTLVEGGRMLAAYCARQLDLEHGHPDATQRKAAGKRAALLIPIVKAFLTDMGQEVASLGVQVYGGHGFIREWGMEQLMRDSRITQLYEGTNGIQALDLIRRKLMGDGGAELAALQDEFAALADAQAGRPELAELAGAVLARLQEWRTLSATLLDRVRENPEEIGAASVDFLQYSAYVLLAGFWLQAAARAQDALEAGRSEADFYRAKLHSARFYLRRVLPRASGHREALLGGADCLMALPEAHFAF, encoded by the coding sequence GTGAGCTACAAGGCCCCTTTGCGCGACATGCGCTTCGTACTCCATGAACTTTTCGACGTATCCGCCCACTGCGCGCTGCTGGGCAACGGTCTGGACCGTGAACTGATCGACGGTGTGCTGGAGGAAGGCGCGCGCTACGCCAGCGAGGTGGTGGCGCCGCTGAACCGCAATGGCGACGAGGAAGGCGTGCGCCTGGAGAACGGCGAGGTGACCACGCCCAGGGGCTTCCGCGACGCCTACCGGCAGTACTGCGACAACGGCTGGGCGAGCATGACCGGGCCCGTGGAGCAGGGTGGCCAGGGCTTCCCGCAGATGGTCGCCTGCAACTTCCACGAGATGCTGATGGGCGCCAACCTGTCCTTCCGGGTCTACTCGGGGCTCACCGAGGGGGCCGTGCTGGCGCTCCGCAAGCACGGCAGCGCGGCGCTCAAGCAGGCCTACCTGGACAAGCTGGTGAGCGGCCGGTGGGCCGGCACCATGTGCCTCACCGAGCCCCAGGCGGGGACCGACCTGGCCCTGCTGCGAAGCCGCGCCGAACCCCTGGCGGATGGCAGCTTCAAGGTCAGCGGCAGCAAGATCTTCATCAGCGGCGGCGAGCAGGACCTGTCGGAGAACATCGTCCATCTGGTGCTGGCGCGCCTGCCGGACGCCCCCGCCGGTGTGAAGGGCATCTCCCTGTTTCTGGTGCCCAAGTTCATCGCCAACGCCGATGGCACGCCGGGCGCGCGCAACGCCCTGTCGTGCGGGGCCATCGAGCACAAGATGGGCATCAGGGGCGCCGCCACCTGCGTGATGAATTTCGATGGCGCCACCGGCTGGCTCATCGGCGAGGCCAACCAGGGCCTGGCCTGCATGTTCACCATGATGAACGACGCCCGCTTCCAGGTCGGCCTGCAGGGCCTCGGTGTTGGCGAGCAGGCCTTTCAGGGCGCCCTGGCCTACGCCCGCGAGCGGCTGCAGTCCCGCGCCCTGAGCGGGCCCGCCATGCCCGACCGGCCGGCGGACGCCATCATCCACCACCCCGATGTGCGGCGCATGCTGCTGACCCAGAAGACCCTGGTGGAAGGCGGCCGCATGCTCGCGGCCTATTGCGCCCGCCAGCTGGACCTCGAACACGGCCATCCGGACGCCACCCAGCGCAAGGCCGCGGGCAAGCGCGCCGCCTTGCTGATCCCCATCGTCAAGGCCTTCCTCACCGACATGGGCCAGGAGGTGGCCAGCCTCGGCGTGCAGGTCTACGGCGGTCACGGGTTCATCCGTGAATGGGGCATGGAGCAGCTGATGCGCGACAGCCGCATCACCCAGCTGTACGAGGGCACCAACGGCATCCAGGCGCTGGACCTGATCCGTCGCAAGCTGATGGGCGACGGCGGCGCCGAGCTGGCCGCCCTGCAGGACGAGTTCGCCGCCCTGGCCGATGCCCAGGCGGGGCGGCCGGAGCTTGCGGAGCTGGCCGGCGCGGTGCTGGCGCGCCTGCAGGAGTGGCGCACCCTCAGCGCCACGCTGCTGGACCGGGTGCGGGAGAACCCCGAGGAGATCGGTGCCGCTTCGGTGGATTTCCTCCAGTACTCGGCCTATGTGTTGTTGGCGGGCTTCTGGTTGCAGGCGGCGGCGCGGGCCCAGGACGCCCTGGAGGCGGGGCGTTCCGAGGCCGACTTCTACCGGGCCAAGCTGCACAGTGCGCGCTTCTACCTGCGCCGCGTGCTGCCCCGTGCCAGCGGCCACCGCGAAGCCCTGCTGGGAGGCGCCGATTGTCTGATGGCGTTGCCCGAGGCGCATTTCGCCTTCTGA
- a CDS encoding LysR family transcriptional regulator: protein MNTSNFDLNLLRVLDALLRERNVSRAAERLALSQPAVSNALNRLRDLLGDPLLVRVGRAMQPTPRALALETPIRAALRQIEQSLVVGEGFDPARSRQRFTLAVTDYVELICMPPLLRQLADEAPGVKIAVRHLSPSLPAEALDQGELDLVLGRFEGIPTRFSSRRWMSETLRLVARRDHPHLAEAPDLATFLRLRHLWVHGGQTRGMVDQWLGEQGLARDIVYTTPNYLQAAHIVVGTDLTVVLPTRLAQHFAGLLPLAVHPLPFALGPFHLDLVSVAQREDDEALQWLIERLMAIGRS, encoded by the coding sequence GTGAATACCTCGAATTTCGACCTCAACCTCCTGCGGGTACTGGACGCCCTCCTGCGGGAACGCAACGTGTCTCGCGCCGCCGAACGCCTGGCCCTCAGCCAGCCGGCCGTGAGCAATGCCCTGAACCGCCTGCGGGACCTGCTCGGCGACCCGCTGCTGGTCCGCGTGGGCCGCGCCATGCAGCCCACGCCCCGGGCCCTGGCCCTGGAAACGCCGATCCGCGCGGCGCTGCGACAGATCGAGCAGAGCCTGGTAGTGGGCGAGGGCTTCGATCCCGCGCGCAGCCGCCAGCGCTTCACCCTCGCGGTGACCGACTACGTGGAGCTGATCTGCATGCCGCCCTTGCTGCGGCAACTGGCGGACGAGGCACCGGGGGTGAAGATCGCCGTCCGCCACCTCTCCCCCAGCCTGCCGGCCGAGGCACTGGACCAGGGGGAGCTGGACCTGGTGCTGGGGCGTTTCGAGGGCATCCCGACGCGCTTCTCGAGCCGCCGCTGGATGAGCGAGACCCTGCGCCTGGTGGCCCGTCGCGACCATCCGCACCTGGCGGAGGCGCCGGACCTGGCGACCTTCCTGAGGCTGCGCCATCTCTGGGTCCACGGTGGCCAGACCCGGGGCATGGTGGATCAGTGGCTGGGTGAACAGGGACTGGCGCGGGACATCGTCTACACCACCCCCAACTACCTGCAGGCGGCCCATATCGTGGTGGGAACGGACCTCACCGTGGTGCTGCCGACCCGGCTGGCCCAGCACTTCGCCGGCCTGCTGCCCCTGGCGGTGCATCCCCTGCCCTTCGCCCTGGGGCCCTTCCACCTCGACCTGGTGAGCGTGGCCCAGCGGGAGGACGACGAGGCGCTGCAGTGGCTCATCGAGCGGCTGATGGCGATAGGACGGAGCTGA
- a CDS encoding nitroreductase family protein → MHIDEAIRSRRAVKGYDTAHSLSREEKDELLRLALLAPTAFNLQHVRLVEVSDPELRQRLRAVAWDQAQVTDAAMLVVVCARLDAWEKDAARVWAEAPQPVQDFMAGAIDTYYRDKPRVQRDETMRSCGLVAQTLMLAARGRGLDSCPMDGFDFDAVADLIRLPENHVIGLMVAVGKQAIEPKPRIGKLAFDEAVIRDRF, encoded by the coding sequence ATGCATATCGATGAAGCCATCCGCAGCCGCCGCGCCGTCAAGGGTTACGACACCGCGCACAGCCTCTCCCGCGAGGAGAAGGACGAGTTGCTGAGGCTGGCCCTGCTGGCCCCCACCGCCTTCAACCTGCAACACGTGCGCCTCGTGGAAGTCAGCGATCCCGAGCTGCGCCAGCGCCTCCGCGCCGTGGCCTGGGACCAGGCCCAGGTGACCGACGCCGCCATGCTGGTGGTGGTCTGCGCACGCCTCGACGCCTGGGAGAAGGACGCCGCCCGCGTCTGGGCCGAGGCCCCGCAGCCGGTGCAGGACTTCATGGCCGGCGCCATCGACACCTACTACCGCGACAAGCCCCGGGTGCAGCGCGACGAGACCATGCGCAGCTGCGGCCTGGTGGCCCAGACCCTGATGCTGGCGGCCCGTGGCCGGGGCCTGGACAGCTGCCCCATGGACGGCTTCGATTTCGACGCCGTGGCCGACCTGATCCGCCTGCCGGAAAACCATGTGATCGGCCTGATGGTGGCCGTGGGCAAGCAGGCCATCGAACCCAAGCCGCGCATCGGCAAGCTGGCCTTCGACGAAGCGGTGATCCGCGACCGCTTCTGA